From Amycolatopsis sp. cg9, one genomic window encodes:
- a CDS encoding S8 family serine peptidase: MSVARRTTTALLAGTIGVLSPLAIAVPGWAQTAADGYFATPPPVDPGKLIPDERKPDKSYKQSKGCVQRSLGENIVLKNRPWGQEYLQISKAQDIVKAATGGGAGKGVRVAVVDTGVTRHPWLPNLLPGGDYVAPTTKNQPPGLEDCDGHGTEVAGIIAGKPDNPEVGFVGVAPDATIVSYRQLSENYEPNTETAAPPPSSSTGGTPSSSTNPPSGSESSLPPSGGGGGSSEGDQTSPGQSNGGRQLEKAGTAGTLKTLAEIIRGIAERNEADIINMSVDNCRPATGSITEGEQQVQAAVHFAAEKGVVIIAAAGNATDTCPQNDQPDAKKPKTIVTPPWFADDVLSVGAIDETGGVAAFSVHGPWVGVAAPGTKIISLDPAEGSNGLANLTFESGDKASEIQGTSFAAPYVAGLAALVKAKFPNLDGRGIVNRIKETAQHPAAPGGRDNFVGFGVIDPVAALTATLPSEVGGMAPIPSQQMAQLPPANDRSSTPVIVALAGTGGGVVALLITLFVMHTIRRNRPAETGPARR, translated from the coding sequence ATGTCAGTGGCACGGCGGACCACGACGGCTTTGCTGGCCGGCACGATCGGCGTCCTGTCGCCACTGGCGATCGCGGTGCCGGGGTGGGCGCAGACGGCGGCCGACGGCTACTTCGCGACCCCGCCGCCGGTCGACCCGGGCAAGCTGATCCCGGACGAGCGCAAGCCGGACAAGAGCTACAAGCAGTCGAAGGGCTGCGTGCAGCGCAGCCTCGGCGAGAACATCGTGCTCAAGAACCGGCCGTGGGGCCAGGAGTACCTGCAGATCTCCAAGGCGCAGGACATCGTCAAGGCGGCCACCGGCGGCGGCGCGGGCAAGGGCGTCCGGGTCGCGGTGGTCGACACCGGCGTGACGCGGCACCCCTGGCTGCCCAACCTCCTGCCCGGCGGTGACTACGTCGCCCCGACGACGAAGAACCAGCCGCCGGGGCTCGAGGACTGCGACGGCCACGGCACCGAGGTCGCCGGGATCATCGCGGGCAAGCCGGACAACCCCGAGGTCGGGTTCGTCGGCGTCGCCCCGGACGCGACGATCGTGTCCTACCGCCAGCTGAGCGAGAACTACGAGCCCAACACCGAGACGGCGGCACCGCCGCCGTCGTCCAGCACCGGGGGCACGCCCTCGTCGAGCACCAACCCGCCGTCCGGGTCGGAATCGTCGCTGCCGCCCAGCGGCGGTGGTGGCGGGAGCAGCGAAGGCGATCAGACCTCGCCCGGGCAGTCCAACGGCGGGCGCCAGCTGGAGAAGGCCGGCACCGCGGGCACGCTGAAGACGCTGGCCGAGATCATCCGCGGCATCGCCGAGCGCAACGAAGCCGACATCATCAACATGTCGGTCGACAACTGCCGTCCGGCGACCGGGTCGATCACCGAAGGCGAGCAGCAGGTCCAGGCCGCCGTGCACTTCGCGGCGGAGAAGGGCGTCGTGATCATCGCCGCCGCGGGCAACGCGACGGACACCTGCCCGCAGAACGACCAGCCCGACGCGAAGAAGCCGAAGACGATCGTGACGCCGCCGTGGTTCGCCGACGACGTCCTGTCGGTGGGCGCGATCGACGAAACCGGCGGCGTGGCCGCGTTCAGCGTGCACGGCCCGTGGGTCGGGGTCGCGGCACCCGGCACGAAGATCATTTCGCTCGACCCCGCCGAAGGCTCCAACGGCCTGGCGAACCTGACGTTCGAAAGCGGCGACAAGGCCAGCGAGATCCAGGGCACCAGCTTCGCGGCGCCGTACGTCGCCGGCCTGGCGGCGCTGGTCAAGGCGAAGTTCCCGAACCTCGACGGGCGGGGCATCGTCAACCGCATCAAGGAGACGGCGCAGCACCCGGCCGCACCGGGCGGGCGGGACAACTTCGTCGGCTTCGGCGTGATCGACCCGGTGGCCGCGCTGACGGCGACCCTCCCCTCCGAGGTCGGCGGCATGGCCCCGATCCCGTCCCAGCAGATGGCCCAGCTGCCCCCGGCGAACGACCGCAGCTCGACCCCGGTGATCGTGGCGCTGGCGGGGACCGGCGGTGGTGTGGTGGCGCTGCTGATCACGCTGTTCGTGATGCACACGATCCGCCGCAACCGCCCGGCCGAAACCGGGCCGGCCCGCCGCTGA
- a CDS encoding WXG100 family type VII secretion target: MIAESSTESIPHPLAKQQPVAVAVPQGEDITAAAEPYLGYLTDLARQLGVLDPVETYFRPLIGRWADLGAEADRLRQAASVAAEVSSRLDDQLGRLDAGWEGRDADSFVAYIREIGAAGGDLEEALNVLAGALDELVESVRHVVVDLVEVLVDTADLTSETMLLPSGGARRARAQLAETQESAKALYETARDVMEAFDRLCDGVDDPDAASRSIEIRHRYPQERFKLHDGALNDAAAEEATTPSSAGASDEVTSPSSAEPKHTGAGTPDTAQPADAPPPAPAPEHAANQTTSGVPMMPMMGFGAFGGGGQGRRQPKTRPVTKPSELLGEPGLVAPPVIGEDEKPAQDQKKPPAQ, translated from the coding sequence ATGATCGCCGAGAGCTCGACCGAGTCCATCCCGCACCCCTTGGCGAAGCAGCAGCCGGTCGCGGTGGCCGTGCCGCAGGGCGAGGACATCACCGCGGCGGCCGAGCCGTACCTGGGCTACCTCACCGACCTCGCCCGGCAGCTGGGTGTCCTCGATCCCGTCGAGACGTACTTCCGCCCGCTGATCGGCCGCTGGGCCGACCTCGGCGCCGAAGCGGACCGCCTGCGCCAGGCGGCGTCCGTCGCGGCCGAGGTCTCCTCGCGGCTCGACGACCAGCTGGGCCGCCTCGACGCGGGCTGGGAGGGGCGCGACGCGGACTCGTTCGTGGCCTACATCCGCGAAATCGGCGCTGCGGGCGGCGACCTCGAGGAAGCGCTGAACGTCCTGGCGGGCGCGCTCGACGAGCTGGTCGAGTCGGTCCGCCACGTCGTCGTCGACCTCGTCGAAGTCCTGGTGGACACGGCGGACCTGACGTCGGAGACGATGCTCCTCCCGAGCGGCGGCGCCCGGCGGGCGCGGGCCCAGCTGGCGGAGACGCAGGAGTCGGCGAAGGCGCTGTACGAGACCGCGCGGGACGTGATGGAGGCGTTCGACCGGCTCTGCGACGGCGTCGACGACCCCGACGCGGCTTCGCGGAGCATCGAGATCCGGCACCGGTACCCGCAGGAGCGGTTCAAGCTGCACGACGGCGCGCTGAACGACGCCGCGGCCGAGGAAGCGACGACGCCGTCGTCGGCCGGGGCTTCGGACGAGGTCACGTCGCCGTCTTCGGCCGAGCCGAAGCACACCGGCGCGGGCACCCCGGACACCGCGCAGCCCGCCGACGCCCCGCCGCCCGCGCCCGCCCCGGAGCACGCGGCGAACCAGACGACGTCGGGTGTCCCGATGATGCCGATGATGGGCTTCGGCGCGTTCGGCGGCGGTGGCCAGGGCCGGCGTCAGCCGAAGACGCGGCCGGTGACGAAGCCGTCGGAGCTGCTGGGCGAGCCCGGGCTGGTCGCCCCGCCGGTGATCGGCGAAGACGAGAAGCCGGCGCAGGACCAGAAGAAGCCGCCGGCGCAGTGA
- the eccB gene encoding type VII secretion protein EccB yields MPSTPTTKSQVQAYQFVLRRMQSALVRRDAVMLHDPMRTHTRATIVGVVLGALGMIVFVVWGLLSPAPSVPEAGNIVIGEQSGTVYVVTGNPKRLIPTFNLASARLLLLAQQKQSSAGSGGATAAPAAPAAASPASVKNPTVVSDAQLESIPRDKLTGIPDGPQLIPSDSQRISPNWAVCDQVQLDTSLPNPDTGRTNTYVFGGIAPSGLGTELGENEALLAKADNGKTYLVYRLPSSRNRPNANTVRAEIDVDNANDAVRTALQLPPTARKITPGLLNAIPEVAKLSPPQIPSGQAPADFDGLTAGDVFSTQPTGAQPDYWAITTTGIQKVSNAVADIIRVAKNGSAGRIQVLGLDKLAGVRVLQPTDKDYIAVDDFPRSVPTVLDATKNSSVACLGWSLVGSGTDRDAHTSVYVDTQLPGQKGTGDKFTPMTVTTPGPNRVPINGFYLKPGFAAVVQSATGKDSFGKGAIQLISDRGIRYSVPDAATADAIGLNNRQPAPESVIGLLPTGASLNTQDVRKQFDSVPIDPNAGSFATPTAPAGN; encoded by the coding sequence ATGCCATCAACACCCACGACTAAGTCTCAGGTTCAGGCGTATCAGTTCGTCCTACGGAGGATGCAGTCGGCGCTGGTCCGGCGGGACGCCGTGATGCTGCACGACCCGATGCGCACCCACACGAGGGCCACCATCGTGGGGGTCGTGCTGGGCGCGCTGGGCATGATCGTGTTCGTCGTCTGGGGCCTGCTCAGCCCGGCGCCTTCGGTGCCCGAGGCCGGGAACATCGTGATCGGCGAGCAGTCCGGCACGGTGTACGTCGTGACGGGCAACCCGAAGAGGCTCATCCCCACGTTCAACCTCGCGTCCGCGCGCCTCCTGCTGCTGGCGCAGCAGAAGCAGTCGAGCGCGGGCAGCGGCGGCGCGACCGCGGCACCGGCCGCGCCCGCGGCGGCGAGCCCGGCGAGTGTGAAGAACCCCACGGTCGTTTCGGACGCGCAGCTGGAGTCCATTCCGCGCGACAAACTCACCGGAATTCCGGACGGCCCGCAGCTGATCCCGTCGGATTCGCAGCGCATTTCCCCGAATTGGGCGGTGTGCGACCAGGTCCAGCTCGACACGTCACTGCCGAACCCCGACACCGGCAGGACCAACACCTACGTCTTCGGCGGCATCGCGCCGTCCGGGCTCGGCACCGAACTGGGTGAGAACGAGGCGTTGCTGGCGAAGGCCGACAACGGCAAGACCTACCTCGTCTACCGCCTGCCGAGCTCGCGGAACCGGCCGAACGCCAACACCGTGCGCGCGGAGATCGACGTCGACAACGCCAACGACGCCGTCCGGACGGCGCTGCAGCTGCCGCCGACGGCGCGGAAGATCACGCCGGGCCTGCTGAACGCGATCCCGGAGGTCGCGAAGCTGTCGCCGCCGCAGATCCCGAGCGGCCAGGCCCCGGCCGACTTCGACGGCCTGACCGCCGGCGACGTCTTCTCCACGCAGCCGACCGGCGCGCAGCCGGACTACTGGGCGATCACGACCACCGGCATCCAGAAGGTGTCCAACGCGGTCGCCGACATCATCCGCGTCGCGAAGAACGGCAGCGCGGGCCGGATCCAGGTCCTCGGCCTGGACAAGCTGGCCGGTGTGCGCGTGCTGCAGCCCACCGACAAGGACTACATCGCGGTCGACGACTTCCCGCGGTCGGTCCCGACGGTCCTCGACGCGACGAAGAACTCGTCGGTCGCCTGCCTGGGCTGGTCCCTGGTCGGGTCCGGCACCGACCGGGACGCGCACACCTCGGTGTACGTCGACACGCAGCTGCCGGGCCAGAAGGGCACCGGCGACAAGTTCACCCCGATGACGGTGACCACGCCGGGCCCGAACCGCGTGCCGATCAACGGCTTCTACCTCAAGCCGGGCTTCGCCGCGGTGGTCCAGTCCGCGACCGGCAAGGACAGCTTCGGCAAGGGCGCCATCCAGCTGATCTCCGACCGGGGGATCCGCTACAGCGTCCCGGACGCGGCGACGGCGGACGCGATCGGCCTGAACAACCGGCAGCCCGCGCCCGAGTCGGTCATCGGGCTGCTGCCGACCGGGGCGTCGCTGAACACCCAGGACGTGCGCAAGCAGTTCGACTCCGTGCCGATCGACCCGAACGCCGGCTCGTTCGCGACGCCGACCGCCCCGGCGGGGAACTGA